The Penaeus monodon isolate SGIC_2016 chromosome 5, NSTDA_Pmon_1, whole genome shotgun sequence genome window below encodes:
- the LOC119573096 gene encoding glycine receptor subunit alpha-4-like isoform X1, with protein sequence MKLDQLFRIGDREQYDRRQTPSAAEGTATRVHIEMYIRSFGSINPIHMDYTVDLYLRQRWLELRFLNNSLTRPIDLNDPILVKFLWKPEVYFPNAKESDFQYVTVPNVMLRIHPDGTILYILRLKLTFSCMMDLSSFPLDHQTCYIQVASFVKTTRELELVWYDDSPIKMYKRLKLPQFQIKDIKTETCRQSFHIGNYSCLQAVFELRRNVGYHLVQSYLPTSLIVVVSWVSFWLDVDAIPSRVTLGVTTLLTVCSESTSFRDKMPTVSYVKALDIWMGSCTAFVFLALVEFTVVNHLARHHRRYLFWGSKYVHLSSSARECSDAAPPTCYAKTPRSPSTSWLSVGVITSRRRPTKLLNVQTHLEADVEGNGITAGAHSSTPSAPKDGSEAPERPTSARDGEIAADREGVEDLCESRGVYSTDQDANEEKLSCLPSRWKKEAVLAKRIDKICRAVFPIMFVLFNIVYWDYYEVLTL encoded by the exons ATGAAACTTGATCAGCTGTTTCGCATCGGAGACCGAGAGCAGTATGATAGACGACAGACGCCATCCGCTGCCGAAG gCACGGCCACTCGAGTCCACATAGAGATGTACATCAGAAGCTTCGGTTCCATCAACCCGATCCACATG gaCTACACGGTGGACCTGTACCTCCGCCAGCGTTGGCTAGAGCTGCGCTTCCTGAACAACTCCCTCACTCGACCCATCGACCTCAACGACCCCATCCTGGTCAAGTTCTTGTGGAAGCCCGAGGTTTACTTTCCCAACGCGAAGGAATCCGACTTCCAGTACGTCACAGTGCCCAACGTGATGCTCAGGATCCACCCCGATGGCACCATTCTGTATATTCTGAG GCTCAAGCTGACCTTCTCTTGCATGATGGATCTGTCCAGCTTCCCCCTCGACCACCAGACGTGCTACATCCAGGTGGCCAGCT TCGTCAAGACCACCAGGGAGCTCGAACTTGTGTGGTACGACGACAGCCCCATCAAGATGTACAAGCGCCTCAAGTTGCCGCAGTTCCAGATTAAGGACATTAAGACCGAGACTTGCAGACAGTCCTTCCACATCG GCAACTACAGCTGTCTCCAGGCGGTGTTCGAGCTGCGGCGCAACGTGGGCTACCACCTGGTGCAGTCGTACCTCCCGACGTCGCTGATCGTCGTGGTGTCGTGGGTGAGCTTCTGGCTGGACGTGGACGCCATCCCCTCCAGGGTGACCCTCGGGGTGACCACGCTCCTCACCGTCTGTTCCGAGTCCACGTCCTTCAGGGATAAGATGCCCACAG TATCGTACGTGAAGGCGCTGGACATCTGGATGGGCTCCTGCACCGCCTTCGTGTTCCTGGCGCTGGTCGAGTTCACCGTCGTCAACCACCTGGCCAGGCACCACCGCCGCTACCTCTTCTGGGGCTCGAAGTAcgtccacctctcctcctccgcccgcgAGTGCAGTGACGCCGCGCCGCCCACCTGCTACGCGAAGACGCCCCGCAGCCCTTCGACCTCATGGCTGAGCGTGGGCGTGATCACTTCCAGGAGGAGGCCCACGAAGCTTCTCAATGTG cagACGCACCTGGAGGCCGACGTAGAAGGCAACGGCATCACGGCGGGCGCCCACAGCTCGACGCCCTCGGCCCCCAAGGACGGCTCCGAGGCCCCGGAGCGACCGACGTCCGCCCGCGACGGCGAGATCGCGGCTGACCGAGAGGGCGTCGAGGACCTGTGCGAGTCGAGAGGCGTCTATTCGACCGACCAGGACGCGAACGAGGAGAAGCTGTCGTGTCTGCCGtcgaggtggaagaaggaggctGTCCTGGCCAAGAGGATTGACAAGATCTGCAGGGCGGTGTTCCCCATCATGTTCGTCCTGTTCAACATTGTCTACTGGGATTACTACGAGGTCTTGACGCTGTGA
- the LOC119573096 gene encoding glycine receptor subunit alpha-4-like isoform X2, with translation MKLDQLFRIGDREQYDRRQTPSAAEGTATRVHIEMYIRSFGSINPIHMDYTVDLYLRQRWLELRFLNNSLTRPIDLNDPILVKFLWKPEVYFPNAKESDFQYVTVPNVMLRIHPDGTILYILRLKLTFSCMMDLSSFPLDHQTCYIQVASFVKTTRELELVWYDDSPIKMYKRLKLPQFQIKDIKTETCRQSFHIGNYSCLQAVFELRRNVGYHLVQSYLPTSLIVVVSWVSFWLDVDAIPSRVTLGVTTLLTVCSESTSFRDKMPTVSYVKALDIWMGSCTAFVFLALVEFTVVNHLARHHRRYLFWGSKYVHLSSSARECSDAAPPTCYAKTPRSPSTSWLSVGVITSRRRPTKLLNVTHLEADVEGNGITAGAHSSTPSAPKDGSEAPERPTSARDGEIAADREGVEDLCESRGVYSTDQDANEEKLSCLPSRWKKEAVLAKRIDKICRAVFPIMFVLFNIVYWDYYEVLTL, from the exons ATGAAACTTGATCAGCTGTTTCGCATCGGAGACCGAGAGCAGTATGATAGACGACAGACGCCATCCGCTGCCGAAG gCACGGCCACTCGAGTCCACATAGAGATGTACATCAGAAGCTTCGGTTCCATCAACCCGATCCACATG gaCTACACGGTGGACCTGTACCTCCGCCAGCGTTGGCTAGAGCTGCGCTTCCTGAACAACTCCCTCACTCGACCCATCGACCTCAACGACCCCATCCTGGTCAAGTTCTTGTGGAAGCCCGAGGTTTACTTTCCCAACGCGAAGGAATCCGACTTCCAGTACGTCACAGTGCCCAACGTGATGCTCAGGATCCACCCCGATGGCACCATTCTGTATATTCTGAG GCTCAAGCTGACCTTCTCTTGCATGATGGATCTGTCCAGCTTCCCCCTCGACCACCAGACGTGCTACATCCAGGTGGCCAGCT TCGTCAAGACCACCAGGGAGCTCGAACTTGTGTGGTACGACGACAGCCCCATCAAGATGTACAAGCGCCTCAAGTTGCCGCAGTTCCAGATTAAGGACATTAAGACCGAGACTTGCAGACAGTCCTTCCACATCG GCAACTACAGCTGTCTCCAGGCGGTGTTCGAGCTGCGGCGCAACGTGGGCTACCACCTGGTGCAGTCGTACCTCCCGACGTCGCTGATCGTCGTGGTGTCGTGGGTGAGCTTCTGGCTGGACGTGGACGCCATCCCCTCCAGGGTGACCCTCGGGGTGACCACGCTCCTCACCGTCTGTTCCGAGTCCACGTCCTTCAGGGATAAGATGCCCACAG TATCGTACGTGAAGGCGCTGGACATCTGGATGGGCTCCTGCACCGCCTTCGTGTTCCTGGCGCTGGTCGAGTTCACCGTCGTCAACCACCTGGCCAGGCACCACCGCCGCTACCTCTTCTGGGGCTCGAAGTAcgtccacctctcctcctccgcccgcgAGTGCAGTGACGCCGCGCCGCCCACCTGCTACGCGAAGACGCCCCGCAGCCCTTCGACCTCATGGCTGAGCGTGGGCGTGATCACTTCCAGGAGGAGGCCCACGAAGCTTCTCAATGTG ACGCACCTGGAGGCCGACGTAGAAGGCAACGGCATCACGGCGGGCGCCCACAGCTCGACGCCCTCGGCCCCCAAGGACGGCTCCGAGGCCCCGGAGCGACCGACGTCCGCCCGCGACGGCGAGATCGCGGCTGACCGAGAGGGCGTCGAGGACCTGTGCGAGTCGAGAGGCGTCTATTCGACCGACCAGGACGCGAACGAGGAGAAGCTGTCGTGTCTGCCGtcgaggtggaagaaggaggctGTCCTGGCCAAGAGGATTGACAAGATCTGCAGGGCGGTGTTCCCCATCATGTTCGTCCTGTTCAACATTGTCTACTGGGATTACTACGAGGTCTTGACGCTGTGA